Below is a genomic region from Flavobacterium ginsengisoli.
TAAAACAGTAGCATTTGGAATCGTAATATCTTCAAATTTTGGCGTTCTGATTCTGGTAACTAAAGCCGTTTTTTCAATTACTTCTCCACTTACATCTCCAATTTTTATATAATCCCCAATTTTAAACGGACGCATATAGGTAATTACCAAACCCGCTACCATATTAGCAATAGCATTAGAGGAACCTAGTGAAAATAAAACTCCAACAAAAACCGAAACTCCTTTAAAAATAGGCGAATCTGACCCAGGCAAATACGGAAAAATGATTACCAGCATGAAAGCATACATCAGCAATCTAATCACATTAAATGTCGGCAAGGCCCAGTCGCTGTAAAAGCCATCAATTTTAATGTTTTCTGATTTTATTTCATCAAAGAAAAATTTAATAACCTTAAGCGAATATTTAAAAATAATGATAATTACAATTATAGTAAACAAACTTGGAAGAAAGCTTACGAATCCCATAACCGCAGATTTTGCTGGTGTCAAGATCCATTTGAGCAATGTAGTAGTATAGTCTTTTGTAGCAGGGAAAATACTAAATAAAACAGGAAGCGAAAGATATACAATTAAAATAAGCGTGATTATTTTTATGATTCCAAAAAAACGGAGCGCCAAAAACTGTTGTTTCTCTGGAGATAATATTTTTATGGAATTATAACTTACTCCTTTAAAATATTTTGCTCTATTCTTTACAATATATTTTCTTATATAATTGAAAATTCTCGCTGTTAAAAATAAAACCAACCCAATTATAAGGGTTAGTAATGCTGTATAACCAATTCGTTTAGGAAGTTGCGAATAATTTTCATTCTGATATATTATAGCACTTTTAATTTTAGCCAGATTGCGATTAGCAATAGCCTTTATCGTAGTATTTTCCGCTTTTGCATCGGCTTCCAAAACAGACATTATTACCAAATCGCTTTGGTACACAATATCCATAGAAACATCTGAAGGAATAATTTTTATAGAATCTTTCTCGAAAAACGATTCATTGTACAGCCTTTTAATCTTATTCGTTATGTATTGCGCCCTCTCTTTTGCAGAAAAGGAACCAACATTATGATAAACAAAAAAAAGCGTGTCGTTAAAAGGTTTTACTGGATAACCTTTTAATTTTACTGTTACAGGTTCTTTTTCAAGGCTTTTCAGATTATTTTTCTGAGCAATTACCGAAAAAGAAAACAAGACAAAAAAGAAAGCTAATAACCTAAGTACTTTTATTTTCATATTCAATTAGAAATAAGTCAGTTATCCTTTCTAACAAATATAAAACAAAAAAGCTATGATTTTTAAATTACTTTCTTTTTTACAGAAAAATCAGATCAAATTTTAAAACCTAATTTCTTAAAAATAGAATCAATAACATTATTGATATCAGATGAAATTTTGAATTTATAATTCAAATACACATACGCTATCGTCACTAAAATAGATTTTAGAGCAATACTA
It encodes:
- a CDS encoding mechanosensitive ion channel family protein: MKIKVLRLLAFFFVLFSFSVIAQKNNLKSLEKEPVTVKLKGYPVKPFNDTLFFVYHNVGSFSAKERAQYITNKIKRLYNESFFEKDSIKIIPSDVSMDIVYQSDLVIMSVLEADAKAENTTIKAIANRNLAKIKSAIIYQNENYSQLPKRIGYTALLTLIIGLVLFLTARIFNYIRKYIVKNRAKYFKGVSYNSIKILSPEKQQFLALRFFGIIKIITLILIVYLSLPVLFSIFPATKDYTTTLLKWILTPAKSAVMGFVSFLPSLFTIIVIIIIFKYSLKVIKFFFDEIKSENIKIDGFYSDWALPTFNVIRLLMYAFMLVIIFPYLPGSDSPIFKGVSVFVGVLFSLGSSNAIANMVAGLVITYMRPFKIGDYIKIGDVSGEVIEKTALVTRIRTPKFEDITIPNATVLSSTSTNYSANTNQSTNGLLIHTTVTIGYDVPWKDIHAALIHAALNTDMIEKEPKPFVLQTSLDDFYVSYQINVYTKEPTKQPRIYSSLHQNIQDSFNAAGIEIMSPHYGALRDGNTTTIPPNYLKEDYESPVFNIKNKG